A region from the Aegilops tauschii subsp. strangulata cultivar AL8/78 chromosome 5, Aet v6.0, whole genome shotgun sequence genome encodes:
- the LOC109751514 gene encoding uncharacterized protein — translation MHVPDRVLLQFGMMQHIPDQVEAIERVTMQGKTDEDWSTYHDRYIKQWDNRLHSVAGQQIAVNSDPTHARNCYLEWYWQITRRWISTPVECPVIPYQLSGHSEKSLVDLVSTVQGRIRALLSGEIDGKTVKESLEGIDMYITAEIEKARFAITPRANEPGCLNYTDRHMVMPSTPLQVMQIVVPTEMRNVGVESATTYSASVDFVQATVTKLEQVTDDCMEGNTILQLDQTRGIQPAGGTAAASHPTGDGTTNRSEDVHHQKEDPLSVSMTEVNLRDIMSTPVEDAVTEFMNTSPKDATLEEASDAEMKNGEGHLLTSCVLIETVEVQEDVEPMDNNKIQEKVTHEPQESVDAPVINSAAEEIVHVFTKDNCMDAAHVDPDSVADQRTKNKLSDGQEFGKILGVSSHDDQLQKITSASEKDDAVDDTVDMRIDVSTGQGAIGEPFNATGLGENLNASENKPSSMKENAGPPSGSEQEEPAAAAVPGCGEDHVVDAAQNLILQADVDDQIGNDTLDPPVLQKIAVHVTSVGENRFSSFTVEATDTLEKETSTGDGYPDEYEISSKRRKVAASWHENAGAPDTKIEGNAKTDEQTCRHVRTGSAQAQMVAITRRKTNNAEVMQSSP, via the exons ATGCATGTGCCTGATCGTGTCTTACTACAATTCGGAATGATGCAGCACATTCCAGACCAAGTTGAGGCAATTGAGCGTGTTACAATGCAGGGAAAAACTGATGAGGATTGGTCTACCTACCATGATAGGTACATTAAGCAGTGGGATAACAGACTCCATTCAGTCGCTGGCCAGCAGATTGCCGTGAATTCAGACCCTACTCATGCAAGGAATTGTTACTTAGAATGGTACTGGCAGATTACACGTCGATGGATCTCCACTCCAGTTGAATGTCCGGTTATACCCTATCAGTTATCTGGGCACAGTGAGAAATCTCTG GTTGATCTCGTAAGTACGGTGCAGGGACGAATTAGAGCGTTGTTATCAGGTGAAATCGACGGGAAGACGGTCAAAGAATCACTTGAAGGTATTGATATGTATATTACTGCTGAAATAGAGAAGGCGCGGTTTGCTATTACGCCACGTGCTAATGAACCAGGCTGCTTAAACTATACGGATCGACATATGGTTATGCCCTCAACTCCGCTGCAGGTTATGCAAATTGTTGTTCCAACTGAAATGAGAAATGTGGGTGTTGAGTCAGCAACGACCTATTCAGCTTCTGTGGATTTTGTTCAAGCTACTGTTACAAAGCTGGAACAAGTCACTGATGATTGCATGGAGGGAAATACCATACTACAATTGGACCAAACGAGGGGAATTCAACCTGCAGGAGGAACAGCTGCAGCTTCTCATCCTACAGGAGATGGCACCACCAACCGGAGCGAGGATGTGCATCATCAGAAAGAAGATCCTCTTTCTGTGTCCATGACAGAAGTCAATCTGCGGGACATAATGAGCACGCCTGTAGAGGATGCTGTGACTGAGTTTATGAATACATCTCCTAAGGATGCTACACTGGAGGAGGCTTCAGATGCAGAAATGAAGAATGGAGAAGGTCATCTGCTAACTTCATGTGTGCTCATTGAGACCGTGGAGGTGCAGGAGGATGTTGAACCTATGGATAACAATAAGATCCAGGAGAAGGTTACTCATGAACCACAGGAGAGTGTTGATGCACCTGTGATTAACAGTGCAGCTGAGGAGATCGTTCATGTATTCACGAAAGACAATTGCATGGACGCCGCTCATGTTGATCCTGACAGCGTTGCAGATCAGAGAACGAAAAACAAATTGTCTGATGGTCAAGAATTTGGCAAGATCTTGGGTGTATCTTCACATGATGATCAACTGCAAAAAATCACTAGTGCATCTGAGAAGGATGATGCAGTTGATGACACTGTGGACATGAGAATAGACGTAAGTACAGGTCAGGGGGCGATTGGTGAACCTTTCAATGCCACTGGACTTGGAGAGAACTTGAATGCTTCTGAGAATAAGCCAAGTTCAATGAAAGAAAATGCTGGACCTCCATCAGGTTCTGAACAGGAAGAACCTGCTGCTGCTGCAGTGCCAGGGTGCGGTGAGGACCATGTTGTTGATGCGGCGCAGAACCTTATCTTGCAAGCGGATGTTGATGACCAAATTGGGAACGACACTTTGGACCCTCCAGTCTTGCAGAAAATTGCTGTGCATGTCACTAGTGTTGGAGAGAACCGTTTTAGTTCATTCACTGTCGAAGCAACCGATACACTTGAAAAGGAGACGTCTACCGGTGATGGGTATCCTGATGAGTATGAAATATCTAGTAAAAGGAGGAAAGTGGCGGCTTCTTGGCATGAAAATGCAGGGGCTCCAGATACTAAAATAGAGGGAAATGCGAAAACTGATGAGCAAACTTGCCGGCATGTTAGAACTGGCAGCGCCCAAGCCCAGATGGTAGCAATCACAAGAAGGAAAACAAATAATGCAGAAGTAATGCAGTCTTCTCCCTGA